A region from the Rheinheimera mangrovi genome encodes:
- the argC gene encoding N-acetyl-gamma-glutamyl-phosphate reductase, with the protein MSTQSTSSTTKLRSAVLGAAGYSGAELAVMLARNPYFELSYAFASAGRAAEPFSNLYPRYQGVVDIQVQPWTDDLVEELADKLDVAFLALPHEASEAVTPLLLAKGIAVFDLSGAFRLKDPALYPKYYGYEHQHPELLDQAVYSLMEWLDKPLPQLVSVPGCYPTACSLALLPLLKAGLVADGCIPVINATSGVSGAGRKAALNTSFCEVGLNAYGFFKHRHRPEIEQNLGRKVVFTPHLGNFKRGILATSVVTLKSGVTAEQVSAAFQQAYAAKPLVRLVKHSPNVADVAGTPFCDIHWQQDGEQLVIVSAIDNLLKGAAAQAMQAANIKFGAPETAGLFAGAAE; encoded by the coding sequence ATGTCCACTCAATCCACTTCCTCTACCACCAAACTGCGCAGCGCTGTGTTAGGTGCTGCCGGCTACAGCGGCGCTGAATTGGCCGTTATGTTGGCACGGAACCCGTATTTTGAGTTGAGTTACGCTTTTGCTTCCGCTGGCCGCGCTGCTGAGCCTTTTTCTAATTTATATCCACGTTATCAGGGCGTTGTAGATATCCAGGTACAGCCGTGGACAGACGATTTAGTGGAAGAACTGGCTGACAAACTGGATGTAGCCTTTTTAGCTTTACCGCACGAGGCCAGTGAAGCTGTTACGCCTTTATTATTGGCCAAAGGCATAGCTGTGTTTGATTTATCCGGCGCTTTCCGGTTAAAAGACCCGGCTTTGTATCCGAAATATTATGGCTATGAGCATCAGCATCCGGAACTGCTGGATCAAGCTGTGTATTCATTAATGGAATGGTTAGATAAGCCGTTGCCACAGCTGGTTTCCGTGCCAGGCTGTTACCCAACGGCCTGCTCACTGGCGTTATTGCCTTTATTAAAAGCAGGTTTGGTGGCCGACGGTTGTATTCCTGTGATCAATGCCACCAGCGGTGTGTCAGGTGCAGGCCGTAAAGCCGCATTAAACACCTCCTTTTGTGAAGTCGGCTTAAATGCTTATGGCTTCTTTAAGCACAGACACAGACCAGAGATTGAACAGAATTTAGGCCGAAAAGTGGTGTTTACTCCACATTTAGGCAACTTCAAGCGTGGCATTCTGGCCACCAGCGTAGTGACTTTAAAGTCAGGTGTCACAGCAGAGCAAGTTTCTGCTGCGTTCCAGCAGGCCTATGCAGCTAAACCATTAGTACGTTTAGTGAAACATTCACCTAATGTGGCTGATGTGGCTGGCACGCCATTTTGTGATATCCACTGGCAACAAGATGGTGAGCAACTGGTTATTGTGTCCGCTATTGATAACTTGCTCAAAGGTGCTGCAGCACAGGCGATGCAGGCTGCAAACATCAAATTTGGTGCACCTGAAACCGCGGGTTTATTTGCAGGAGCTGCAGAATGA
- the metB gene encoding cystathionine gamma-synthase produces the protein MSKPHSATVAARAGIAQDSAYGAVTPPLYLTSTYELKAFKQPGKYDYSRSNNPTRDLLGDALAELEGGAKGLITGTGMSACLLALQLIGPEDTLVIPHDCYGGSYRLFLNLATRKKAFGLVVVNFQQADWAEQIKAAKPKMIWVETPSNPLLQITDVKATAELAKTLNAILVVDNTFLSPALQNPIALGADIVVHSTTKFINGHSDIVGGALIAKDAAVGDELKWWANCLGVTSGAFDAYQTLRGLRTLLPRIKQHQHNAELVVDYLQKQPLVSRIYYPGLKDHPGHAIAKAQQHGFGSMLSFDLAADEAYLPVFFEALQCFTLAQSLGGIESLICHPGSMTHASLDAATQKAAGIGPTLIRLSVGIEEAQDLIADLAQAFAAVDATVQQNNPTKKVQSEPATAATTEQQQFRLNPALSVLW, from the coding sequence ATGAGCAAACCACACTCAGCCACAGTAGCTGCCCGCGCCGGAATAGCGCAGGACTCTGCATATGGTGCTGTGACGCCGCCTTTGTATTTAACCTCAACTTATGAACTGAAAGCTTTTAAGCAGCCGGGCAAATACGATTATTCACGCTCGAATAACCCAACGCGTGATTTATTAGGCGATGCGTTGGCAGAGCTCGAAGGTGGTGCCAAAGGTTTAATTACCGGCACTGGCATGTCCGCTTGTTTGCTGGCGCTGCAACTGATTGGCCCGGAAGATACCTTAGTGATCCCTCATGATTGTTACGGTGGTAGTTATCGTTTATTCCTGAATTTAGCCACTCGTAAAAAAGCTTTTGGGCTTGTGGTAGTGAATTTCCAGCAAGCCGACTGGGCAGAACAAATTAAAGCCGCGAAACCAAAAATGATTTGGGTGGAAACCCCCAGTAACCCATTGCTGCAAATTACTGATGTCAAAGCTACGGCTGAACTGGCGAAAACTCTGAATGCCATTCTGGTGGTGGACAACACCTTTTTATCACCGGCTTTGCAAAACCCAATCGCCTTGGGTGCTGACATAGTGGTTCATTCCACCACCAAATTTATTAATGGCCACAGCGATATAGTCGGCGGCGCCTTAATTGCCAAAGATGCTGCTGTGGGTGATGAGCTGAAATGGTGGGCGAATTGTTTAGGTGTGACCAGTGGCGCTTTTGATGCTTATCAGACCTTACGTGGCCTTCGTACTTTATTACCCCGTATTAAACAGCATCAGCACAACGCAGAGCTGGTGGTGGATTATCTGCAAAAACAGCCATTGGTTAGTCGGATTTATTACCCGGGTTTAAAAGATCATCCAGGTCATGCCATTGCCAAGGCGCAGCAACATGGTTTTGGTTCCATGCTGAGTTTTGATTTAGCTGCAGACGAAGCCTATTTACCGGTATTTTTCGAAGCACTGCAGTGTTTCACTTTGGCTCAGTCTTTAGGTGGCATCGAAAGCTTAATCTGCCACCCAGGTTCTATGACTCATGCCTCATTAGATGCTGCGACCCAAAAAGCCGCAGGCATAGGCCCGACTTTAATTCGTTTATCTGTAGGTATTGAAGAAGCACAGGATTTAATAGCCGATCTGGCACAGGCTTTTGCTGCTGTAGATGCAACAGTACAGCAAAACAACCCAACAAAAAAGGTTCAGTCAGAGCCAGCAACAGCAGCTACAACTGAACAGCAGCAATTCAGATTAAATCCGGCACTTAGTGTTTTATGGTGA
- the metL gene encoding bifunctional aspartate kinase/homoserine dehydrogenase II, producing MSSTVKSQNTVHKFGGSSLASAERFSAVAAIVAKEPQAWVVVSAPGDTTDELLALIDSREQPELFAALLQQLTEKLSLLIQRTLNEQNSAVLISKVQSWFAEVPGFLASTQFNDVLAIGERLSSQLLAALLNQQGLQASAIDARDFLRLDGSEVQYEVSSSWLAPFETTGIKVVTGYIARDLQGNSITLGRNGSDYSATIVGRLVKAQAIHIWTDVDAIYSADPRKVPSARAYRQVPWQQALTLAQLGNPVLHAKTLSPLLDAPADLIVRSSFEPNHPGCKVSQQAAIEVQFLTDLTQAALVTVPDNCKLTATAVASALQITVFAAPNALNQWIVASNQVDSLLSYLAGKQVFARVNPQAFHAVVWVKPAARQQKQVNAAAGRWLDRQQAAFQFEDEQLALWLFQSALTSLELTELHQLLLPTQVQLNVVVAGTGNVGAEFLALLAKQQQAFAGQINLKLAGLFNSRQALFAEKIDIHHWQQALALAPAYTEEQLELALQQLPEPKVLVDLTPSRAFAERYPQFINAGLDLISANKQGVTLPLAQYQQIKQAAEQQQVQWLSNTTVGAGLPVQRLLQELKSSGDTVHRISGIFSGTLSWLLAKFDGSKAFSDFVQEAQQLGLTEPDPRDDLSGKDVQRKLLVLARELDLALDIDQIELEPLLPASLSSGSIADFWAGRAVLDEELAALQQQAAAAGKVLRYVADLKIEAGKAKAQVSLVAVEQTDPLAAILPCDNIFVIESDWYQQNPLVLKGPGAGRQVTAGGVHADLAILAKQKIAAAKAAKHSQAQAAAWVK from the coding sequence ATGAGCAGTACAGTGAAGAGTCAAAACACAGTGCATAAATTTGGCGGCAGCAGCCTAGCCAGTGCTGAGCGTTTTTCTGCGGTTGCCGCTATTGTGGCAAAAGAGCCACAAGCCTGGGTGGTGGTATCAGCTCCTGGCGACACCACTGATGAGTTATTGGCGTTAATCGACAGCCGCGAACAACCAGAGCTTTTTGCTGCATTGTTACAGCAACTGACTGAAAAGCTGAGTTTACTTATTCAGCGCACTTTAAATGAACAAAACTCAGCTGTGCTTATCAGCAAAGTACAAAGCTGGTTCGCTGAAGTACCGGGCTTTTTAGCTAGTACTCAGTTTAACGATGTATTGGCCATTGGTGAGCGCTTATCCAGCCAGTTATTAGCGGCTTTACTGAATCAGCAGGGCTTACAAGCCAGTGCTATTGATGCCCGTGATTTTTTACGTCTAGACGGCAGCGAAGTGCAATACGAAGTGTCGTCTTCATGGCTAGCACCTTTTGAAACCACAGGTATTAAAGTCGTGACTGGTTATATAGCCCGTGATTTACAAGGCAACAGCATCACTTTAGGCCGCAATGGCAGTGATTACTCCGCCACTATAGTGGGTCGTTTAGTCAAAGCTCAGGCAATTCATATCTGGACTGACGTGGATGCAATTTATAGTGCCGATCCACGTAAAGTGCCTTCAGCCAGAGCCTACCGTCAAGTGCCATGGCAACAGGCTTTAACTTTGGCTCAGTTGGGTAATCCGGTATTGCATGCTAAAACCTTGAGTCCTTTATTGGATGCACCGGCCGATTTGATAGTGCGCAGCAGTTTTGAACCGAATCACCCTGGCTGCAAAGTCAGCCAACAAGCTGCTATTGAAGTACAGTTTTTAACTGACCTAACACAAGCTGCCTTAGTGACAGTACCGGATAACTGCAAATTAACTGCTACTGCTGTGGCTTCCGCCTTACAAATTACCGTCTTTGCCGCACCTAATGCGTTAAACCAATGGATAGTGGCTAGCAATCAGGTCGACAGCTTATTAAGTTACCTGGCTGGTAAGCAGGTATTTGCCCGGGTGAATCCACAAGCCTTTCATGCTGTGGTTTGGGTAAAACCTGCGGCCCGTCAGCAAAAACAAGTGAATGCCGCAGCAGGGCGCTGGTTAGACCGTCAGCAAGCAGCTTTTCAGTTTGAAGACGAGCAACTGGCTTTATGGTTATTCCAAAGTGCATTAACCTCGTTGGAGCTGACTGAGCTGCATCAGTTATTACTGCCAACCCAAGTGCAACTGAATGTTGTAGTGGCAGGCACTGGTAACGTAGGCGCTGAGTTTTTAGCTTTATTAGCAAAGCAACAACAAGCTTTTGCTGGTCAAATCAATTTAAAGCTGGCCGGGTTATTTAATTCCCGTCAGGCGCTTTTTGCCGAAAAGATTGATATTCACCACTGGCAACAGGCACTGGCTTTAGCTCCTGCTTATACTGAAGAGCAGCTCGAGCTGGCATTACAACAACTGCCTGAACCAAAAGTACTGGTGGATTTAACACCAAGTCGCGCTTTTGCTGAACGTTATCCGCAGTTTATCAATGCTGGGTTAGATTTAATAAGTGCCAATAAACAAGGCGTGACCTTACCACTGGCGCAGTATCAGCAAATAAAACAAGCGGCTGAACAGCAGCAGGTGCAATGGCTGAGCAATACCACTGTAGGTGCTGGTTTACCTGTGCAACGTTTATTGCAGGAATTAAAAAGCAGTGGCGACACAGTGCATCGCATCAGTGGTATTTTTTCCGGTACTTTGTCCTGGTTACTGGCAAAGTTTGATGGCAGCAAAGCCTTTTCTGACTTTGTGCAGGAAGCTCAACAGTTAGGTTTAACAGAACCAGATCCAAGGGATGATTTATCGGGTAAAGATGTACAGCGTAAATTGCTGGTGCTGGCCCGTGAGCTGGATTTAGCCCTGGATATTGACCAGATTGAGCTGGAACCTTTGCTGCCAGCCTCGCTAAGCTCAGGCAGCATCGCAGACTTTTGGGCAGGTCGTGCCGTGTTAGACGAAGAGTTAGCTGCTTTGCAGCAACAAGCAGCTGCCGCTGGTAAAGTCTTACGTTATGTCGCCGATTTAAAGATTGAAGCAGGCAAAGCCAAAGCCCAGGTGTCTCTGGTGGCTGTCGAACAGACAGATCCGCTGGCGGCTATTTTGCCTTGTGACAATATTTTTGTTATTGAGTCCGACTGGTATCAACAGAATCCATTGGTGTTAAAAGGCCCAGGCGCTGGTCGTCAGGTCACGGCTGGCGGTGTGCATGCCGACTTAGCCATTTTAGCCAAACAAAAAATTGCCGCTGCCAAAGCAGCTAAACATAGTCAGGCTCAGGCCGCAGCCTGGGTGAAGTGA
- the metF gene encoding methylenetetrahydrofolate reductase, with translation MSFVSAQYVESMNRNLQDVAGKVNVSFEFFPPKTEQMENTLWQSIERLAPLAPSFVSVTYGANSGERDRTHDIIKSIKQRTGLIAAPHLTCVDASRAELERIAKDYWDNGIRHIVALRGDLPPGNKEKPALYAADLVEILRSVADFDISVAAYPEVHPESPNAQFDLLNLKRKVDAGASRAITQFFFDPEKYLRYRDRCAAVGIDVEIVPGILPVTNFQQLQKFATMTNVAIPGWMNKAYEGLEQDATTRNLVAANIAMEMVKVLSREGVNHFHFYTLNRSELTYAICHLLGVRPQAVSA, from the coding sequence ATGTCTTTTGTCAGCGCACAATATGTCGAATCCATGAACCGCAACCTGCAGGATGTGGCAGGCAAGGTGAACGTTAGTTTTGAGTTTTTTCCGCCAAAAACCGAACAGATGGAAAATACGCTATGGCAATCCATCGAGCGTTTAGCGCCTTTGGCGCCATCTTTTGTGTCTGTGACTTATGGCGCCAATTCGGGCGAACGTGACCGTACCCATGACATTATTAAGTCCATTAAACAGCGCACCGGCCTAATAGCGGCGCCGCATTTAACTTGCGTCGATGCCAGCCGTGCTGAACTTGAGCGTATTGCCAAAGACTACTGGGACAATGGTATTCGCCATATTGTCGCGCTGCGTGGTGACTTGCCGCCGGGCAATAAAGAGAAGCCAGCTTTGTATGCGGCCGATCTGGTAGAGATCCTGCGTTCAGTGGCTGACTTTGATATCTCTGTAGCAGCTTACCCTGAAGTACACCCGGAATCACCCAACGCTCAGTTTGATTTACTGAACTTAAAACGCAAAGTGGATGCCGGTGCTTCACGCGCTATTACCCAGTTCTTTTTTGACCCGGAAAAGTACTTACGTTACCGCGACCGCTGCGCTGCTGTAGGTATAGATGTGGAGATAGTACCAGGCATTTTACCTGTGACTAACTTCCAGCAATTGCAGAAATTCGCCACTATGACCAATGTGGCTATACCGGGTTGGATGAACAAGGCGTATGAAGGTTTAGAGCAGGACGCTACTACCCGTAACCTGGTGGCAGCCAATATAGCCATGGAAATGGTGAAAGTGTTAAGCCGTGAAGGCGTGAATCATTTCCACTTCTACACCTTAAACCGTAGTGAATTGACCTACGCTATTTGTCACTTATTAGGGGTACGGCCTCAGGCTGTGAGTGCCTGA
- the argB gene encoding acetylglutamate kinase has product MSQTPLVLKMGGRLLQDQAALDALLKVCAELKTRYPIVLVHGGGDQVDQWLAKFGFATQKIDGQRVSPAEQMPVITGALDGAVNADMVARATLQGLNPVGLSLAAGGSLEFDINHKLGAVGIAKAGNPLLLTTLLAQGFTPVFSSIGLSAEGQLLNVNADIAAAAICQLVQGQLVLLTDVPGILDANMQLIPTLTAAEAQQLVTDGVIKGGMKVKLDAALETAQALKRNITVAGWQHPDDLLKLMQQEAVGTCIVY; this is encoded by the coding sequence ATGAGCCAGACACCTTTAGTACTTAAAATGGGTGGGCGTTTATTGCAGGATCAGGCCGCTTTAGATGCCTTATTAAAAGTCTGTGCAGAGCTGAAAACCCGGTATCCGATCGTGCTGGTGCATGGTGGTGGCGATCAGGTGGATCAGTGGCTGGCAAAATTTGGTTTCGCTACTCAGAAAATTGATGGCCAGCGTGTATCTCCAGCAGAACAAATGCCTGTGATCACCGGTGCTTTAGATGGCGCAGTCAACGCTGATATGGTGGCCCGTGCCACATTACAGGGCTTAAATCCTGTGGGGTTAAGCCTGGCTGCCGGCGGCAGCCTGGAGTTTGACATCAATCATAAATTGGGTGCTGTGGGTATAGCCAAAGCAGGTAACCCACTGTTATTGACTACTTTGTTAGCTCAGGGCTTTACTCCTGTATTCAGCTCCATTGGTTTAAGTGCCGAAGGTCAGCTGTTAAATGTAAACGCTGATATTGCAGCGGCTGCTATTTGTCAGCTGGTGCAGGGCCAACTGGTTTTACTGACCGACGTGCCTGGCATTTTGGATGCCAATATGCAGCTCATACCAACCTTAACTGCAGCAGAAGCGCAGCAGTTGGTCACAGATGGTGTGATTAAAGGTGGCATGAAAGTAAAACTGGATGCAGCGCTCGAAACAGCCCAGGCACTGAAACGTAATATTACAGTGGCAGGATGGCAGCATCCGGACGATTTATTAAAGTTGATGCAACAAGAAGCAGTAGGAACTTGCATCGTGTATTGA
- the metJ gene encoding met regulon transcriptional regulator MetJ, whose protein sequence is MAKWNGEYVHPYAEHGKKSEQVKKITVSIPLNVLKVLTDERTRRQVNNLRHATNSELLCEAFLHAFTGQPLPADEDLRKDNPHQIPVEVRDILTSMGKPIPVIQEAESDEE, encoded by the coding sequence ATGGCAAAGTGGAATGGTGAGTATGTTCACCCTTATGCGGAACACGGAAAGAAGTCCGAACAGGTGAAAAAGATTACAGTCTCTATCCCGTTGAACGTTTTGAAAGTGTTAACAGATGAAAGAACCCGCCGCCAGGTCAACAACCTGCGTCATGCCACCAACAGCGAATTATTATGTGAAGCTTTTTTACATGCGTTCACTGGCCAGCCTTTGCCGGCAGATGAAGATTTACGCAAAGACAATCCACATCAAATCCCGGTGGAAGTGCGTGATATTTTAACCAGTATGGGTAAGCCAATTCCTGTGATCCAGGAAGCGGAATCAGACGAAGAGTAA
- the dauA gene encoding C4-dicarboxylic acid transporter DauA translates to MSHRSYLFSLRIGHALRESLAEGYSFGTFKLDLMAGITVGIIAIPLAMALAIASGVPPQYGLYTAIIAGFLIALTGGSRYSISGPTAAFVVILYPVAQSYGLAGLLLATILSGVMLIIMAAMRFGRFIEYIPEAVTLGFTSGIAVVIATLQIKDVLGLPIDKMSEHYLEKLQQLSLALPDLHWPSLLVAAVTLAVMLVWPKLKLPLPPHLPAILIATGLAMALAQFGLELDSIGSRFSYLLPDGSLGQGIPAVLPEFSWPWLQPGPDGHALEFSTQMLKDLIGAAFAMAMLGAIESLLCAVVLDGMTGRRHSANSELLGQGIGNIVAPFLGGFTSTAALARSAANVRSGAQSPIAAMVHALVVLLALLVLAPVLAYLPMAAMAALLLVVAWNMSEAPKAVHLLKTAPRNDIIIFLICFGCTVLFDMVIAISCGMVIAAFFFVKQVADMTRVADISHNSKYLSEPLPEGWKAFRISGPLFFAAADRVFGELSVKLRQQQGAILVMDAVTLMDAGGLSAFTKLVSLAQKQGIHLLVTDLTFQPLKTLAKAKVQPLPGILSFYSSLADALNSLPGQKIDPQGEAVGL, encoded by the coding sequence ATGTCGCACCGCTCTTATTTATTTTCTTTGCGTATTGGTCATGCGCTGCGGGAATCTCTGGCTGAAGGGTACAGTTTTGGTACTTTTAAGCTGGACCTGATGGCCGGTATTACAGTGGGCATTATCGCCATTCCACTGGCGATGGCGCTGGCGATCGCCAGTGGTGTACCGCCACAATACGGGTTATATACCGCCATTATTGCTGGTTTTCTGATTGCCCTGACTGGCGGGTCGCGCTACAGCATCAGTGGGCCTACTGCAGCTTTTGTCGTGATTCTCTATCCTGTGGCGCAAAGTTATGGTCTGGCGGGTTTACTGCTGGCCACTATCTTGTCTGGTGTGATGCTGATCATCATGGCCGCTATGCGTTTTGGCCGCTTTATCGAATATATACCGGAAGCTGTTACTTTAGGTTTTACCAGCGGCATTGCAGTGGTGATCGCCACTTTGCAAATCAAAGATGTGTTGGGTTTACCGATAGACAAAATGTCAGAACATTATCTGGAAAAACTACAGCAATTGTCTTTGGCCTTGCCTGATCTGCATTGGCCATCCTTGCTGGTGGCTGCTGTTACTTTAGCTGTAATGCTAGTGTGGCCAAAACTCAAACTGCCTCTGCCGCCGCATTTACCCGCAATTTTGATAGCAACTGGCTTAGCCATGGCGTTGGCACAATTTGGGCTGGAGCTGGATAGCATTGGCAGTCGATTTAGTTATCTGTTGCCAGATGGCTCGTTAGGGCAGGGCATTCCCGCTGTGTTACCCGAATTCAGCTGGCCCTGGTTGCAGCCAGGCCCTGATGGTCACGCCTTAGAGTTCAGCACTCAGATGCTGAAGGATTTAATTGGGGCGGCCTTTGCGATGGCGATGTTAGGTGCTATTGAATCCTTATTGTGCGCTGTAGTTTTAGATGGCATGACAGGACGCAGACACAGCGCGAACAGCGAATTATTAGGTCAGGGCATAGGCAATATAGTGGCGCCTTTTTTAGGAGGTTTTACCTCCACTGCGGCTTTAGCCCGATCCGCTGCCAATGTGCGCTCTGGTGCTCAGTCGCCTATCGCCGCTATGGTTCATGCGTTAGTGGTGTTATTGGCTTTGCTGGTGCTGGCGCCTGTATTGGCTTATTTACCTATGGCCGCTATGGCTGCTTTGTTGTTGGTTGTGGCATGGAATATGAGTGAAGCGCCTAAAGCTGTGCATCTGTTAAAAACAGCGCCCCGTAACGACATTATTATTTTCCTGATTTGTTTTGGCTGTACTGTGCTGTTTGATATGGTCATTGCCATCAGCTGTGGCATGGTCATCGCTGCATTTTTCTTTGTGAAGCAAGTGGCGGATATGACCCGGGTCGCGGATATCAGCCATAACAGCAAATACCTGTCTGAGCCTTTGCCCGAGGGCTGGAAAGCATTTCGGATCAGCGGTCCTTTGTTTTTTGCCGCTGCAGACCGGGTCTTTGGTGAGCTGTCGGTCAAACTTAGGCAACAGCAAGGCGCTATTTTAGTGATGGATGCTGTGACTTTAATGGACGCTGGCGGGCTTTCTGCTTTTACCAAACTGGTGAGTCTGGCACAAAAGCAGGGCATTCATTTACTGGTAACGGACCTTACCTTTCAACCGCTAAAAACTCTGGCCAAAGCCAAAGTGCAACCTTTGCCTGGTATTTTGAGTTTTTATTCAAGCTTAGCTGATGCGCTGAATAGCCTGCCGGGTCAGAAAATCGATCCTCAGGGCGAAGCTGTGGGTCTTTGA
- a CDS encoding ornithine carbamoyltransferase, producing MSKLTQLLCLAELDQKQLSDLLELALQIKQNPEQYSSALKGKSIALLFEKPSLRTRVSFDVGINKLGGHSVYLDQQNGAMGVRESVEDFGSNLACWCDAIVARVYSQKTLVQLAQSSKKPVINALSDLYHPCQALADLLTLKEHYGDLSKVHLAFVGDGNNVCHSLMLGAAIMGMTLTVVTPQGFGPDAHVLLKAQAIAEKSGAKLTLSQHVSAAAGADAIYTDTWLSMGAKADPKLVENLFAPYQINTAVMQRLAVKHFMHCLPAHRGHEVTSEVLDSDNSLVLQQAENRMHAQNAVLVSLFS from the coding sequence ATGAGTAAATTAACCCAGCTTTTATGTTTAGCTGAATTAGACCAGAAGCAATTATCAGACCTGCTGGAGCTTGCGCTTCAGATCAAACAAAACCCAGAGCAGTATAGCTCTGCACTCAAAGGCAAAAGCATTGCCTTATTGTTTGAAAAACCTTCTTTGCGAACCCGAGTCAGCTTTGATGTAGGGATCAATAAATTAGGTGGTCACAGTGTCTATCTGGATCAGCAAAACGGAGCTATGGGCGTACGCGAATCAGTGGAAGATTTTGGTAGTAACCTGGCCTGTTGGTGTGATGCCATAGTGGCTCGGGTTTATTCTCAGAAAACATTAGTGCAACTGGCACAAAGCAGCAAAAAACCAGTGATTAACGCACTGAGCGATTTGTACCATCCTTGTCAGGCGCTGGCGGATTTACTGACCTTAAAAGAGCATTATGGCGATTTAAGCAAAGTGCATCTGGCTTTTGTCGGCGACGGTAACAATGTCTGTCATTCGCTGATGTTAGGTGCCGCTATTATGGGCATGACACTGACTGTGGTCACACCACAAGGCTTTGGTCCTGATGCTCATGTATTGTTAAAAGCTCAGGCTATAGCAGAAAAAAGCGGCGCTAAACTGACCTTAAGTCAGCATGTGTCAGCTGCTGCTGGTGCGGACGCTATTTACACCGACACCTGGTTGTCGATGGGGGCTAAGGCCGACCCTAAACTGGTTGAGAACCTGTTTGCTCCTTACCAGATCAATACTGCAGTGATGCAGCGTTTAGCCGTCAAACATTTTATGCACTGCCTGCCTGCACATCGTGGGCATGAAGTGACCAGCGAAGTGCTGGACAGTGATAATTCGTTAGTGTTGCAGCAGGCGGAAAACCGTATGCACGCTCAGAATGCAGTATTAGTCAGTTTATTTAGTTGA
- the thpR gene encoding RNA 2',3'-cyclic phosphodiesterase, producing MPENRATLDDRCFLSLKFSPAQQRLLHTYQQPGLWPDAKWHSVDNLHLTLVFLGQQAVTAQQELWSKSLELLHEHPPVELCFDQYHQFSKAKILYLGVSNPDSALMALQQQLQQLALPYLHAPVPEPEHFVPHVTLARKFQSAAMFPQPAPPLELLCTEVALYHSVSSVLGVSYQSVYSYTLVPKG from the coding sequence GTGCCTGAAAACAGGGCAACGCTGGATGACAGATGTTTTTTAAGTCTGAAGTTCAGCCCGGCACAACAAAGGCTGCTGCATACTTATCAGCAGCCAGGGCTCTGGCCTGATGCCAAGTGGCATTCAGTCGACAACCTGCATCTGACCTTGGTGTTTTTAGGCCAGCAAGCTGTAACTGCACAACAAGAGTTATGGTCAAAAAGCCTGGAACTGCTTCACGAACATCCTCCAGTTGAACTCTGTTTTGATCAGTATCATCAGTTCAGCAAGGCAAAAATTTTGTATCTGGGGGTCTCAAATCCCGACTCTGCTTTGATGGCACTACAACAGCAGTTGCAGCAACTGGCTTTGCCATATCTGCATGCGCCAGTGCCAGAGCCAGAGCACTTTGTGCCTCATGTAACTTTGGCCCGTAAGTTTCAGTCAGCCGCTATGTTTCCCCAGCCTGCGCCGCCTCTGGAGTTACTTTGTACAGAAGTGGCTTTGTATCATTCCGTCAGCTCAGTGCTGGGCGTGAGCTATCAAAGTGTCTACTCCTATACTTTAGTCCCAAAGGGCTGA